TGAAAATTTCAAGACGCAAATTTTcgatagaataaaaataactaacaaAAATTTCAAGACACAAATTTCTagtaaaataaaagtaactactagaaattttaagatacaaaattttcaataatataaatAGTGTACTGAAAATTTTGTTGGAGAAATTTTCGATATACCAATTATACTACCGAAAATTGTGTTAGAGGTAAAATTTTAAAGGAAtatttttttgcttttaattgaataaaaataaaagagacaaaattaaattttttacattttgaaaTTATAGATCCCTTTATGGCatacaaaattcaattttacgTATTTTGGGATTGGAAATCTTATCTTTATTGACATGTATGGATGTTAGATTCTTTTTATTGACATGTACTCTTGCGCGGCTGATTGTTACTATACTTTTTctcatataataattaaaaaataataattaaatatttattttgtattttttaatatttatcaatgataaatatttattttatattttttaaatatttatcaacaacaaatatttatttgatgttttatttatgtataagtgataaatgtttatttaataattttttatatctattattgataaatatttatcttgtgttttTTAATACTTACCCATGATCAAAATGtatcctatatttttttaaatatcattaataaatatttatgtcgTTAGTGTTATATTTATCGATCACAAAAATTTATCCTGGATTTGTTTTATGCATTAGGTACAGAcatttatctcatattttttattttatatttatcaatgacacaaaattgtctcttgtatttttatgtatcagtgacaaatatttatcttatgattttttatatttatcatagacaaatatttatcccataataataataataataataataaaaataataataataataataataataataataataataataataataataataataatgagttgtgttgaaaaaaatattatagaaagtTAAAAGATATTTATTGTTAGGTTAGTTACGTTAAGaacattatataaaaatatattatactctaattttataataattcttcatataattattttaagttgATTTGAGAAttaatatagatttttttttgcaGAGTTTGTTAACTTATAACTgttaatatgatatatatatatatatatattaattatatcatgtcttgatgaaatttacataagttaaaagtaaaataaaaatgataaatttcatgattaatacataaaataattaatgtttttttaaaagttgaagtatctcaattgataaataataaaagtggagaaataaaatatttaattttcgaTGATCTTACAAAACACAGCCTGACAACAAAATACATATATACACAAATGAGCTATAAACTCTATAATGATCCACCTTTTGATAGTGGGATACACAGTCATTACACCTCTTGGCTTATTACACAATTATTATACAAGTGGATGACATAATAATAagagaaatgttatttaaacacaattttaaacacaaatacaaacacatATACCATATACGCATACATACTTAAATACATGTACGTATTTAAgggacattttagtcattttaataattttatattctctCTCCATTAATATACTCGTATCACTCTCTCTTcattgattaataataaaatcaaattaaaaacacaaacatcatactctctctcttctctctctttcttttcatcttcatcaatcttcttcctctctcattctctcttctctctcttccTTTTGGATCAATAAGCTAACTCTTCTGTTGACctagattttatttttcagaTGTATTTCTTACACATTACTCTTCAAATCTACACTTCTTAGATAGgtataaaaattaagtttcatcattgttattattattgatagaTCTAACacatttcatattttgttattaatggtGTGCTAATTATGGGTCTTTCTGAGTTTGTTTCAGGTTAACGGTGTAAATATTATTGGTTAATGACGTATAAATAGtggttaataaattatttatgtctagaggaagaaagagaaatGATGGAAGAAAGGAAGAAGGAGAAATTATGGAAGAAAGGAAAGATGAATGTGTgatgtttatttttgttattaatggtGTGCTAATTATGAGTCTTTCTGAGTTTGTTTTTGGTTAATAGTGTAAATATTATTGGTTAACGACGTACAAATAgtggttaattaattatttctgtCTAAAGGAGGAAGGAGAAATTATGGAAGAAAGAAAGAATGAGAAATTatggaagaaaagaaagattAACGTACAAATAgtggttaattaattatttctgtTTAAAGGAGGAAGGAGAAATTATGGAAGAAAGAAAGAATGAGAAATTatggaagaaaagaaagattAATGTGTgaggtttatttttgttattaatgatGTGCTAATTACGGGTCTGTGTGTTTGTTTCTGGTTGGTTAATAGTGTAAATACTATTGGTTAACGACGTACAAATAGTggttaatgaattatttatgtCGAACGGAAAAAAGGAGAAATTatagaagaaagaaagaatgaGAAATTATGAACGAAAGGAAAGATGAATGTGTAaggtttatttttgtagaagaagacaaaaaaaagtgaaaaaagataaataaaaaaggggaatataaaaaaaaggaaattaaaTGAAGAGAGAGATTATGTAGAGACCAcatgtatttgtgtttaaaattgtgttcaaGTATCATtgttctaataataataatatttcttaaacacccaatattttatttgattttcgaTGATCTTACAAAGTACAACGTTTCTCCTTTTATACATATTATACATACAAATGCACCGTAAACTTTATAATGACAGTGACAGACATCATCGTTACACCTCTTGACTTATCAACtattcaatattaaatatattatatcaaataattaaaaaaataatttgactaCAGTGGCCAAATTTTATACTTCTCCGTACTATATGCCACTTGTAAACTGTATATTTGGTTTTGACTTAATTgagttttttctattttaatgatattaaattgattaaaaaaaaaaaacacctatATCCCTACACTTTATACTCCTACTCTACAAACTCACTCAAATCCACTTTTACCCTCGacacttttaaaaaatctaatcgctttttaaattatataaaaaaaattcaaaaatctaaaattttgattttgcgATACACGTTAACCtataaaatttttcaaaattaaaatttctataacattaaaaatttcaaattttgaataggTAAATGCattccaaaaaatttaaaatttttgaaattacaattttgaaatttttagaatgtattttttgttttgcaaacttgcaataatttttaaaaattgcaaaTTTTCATCCCCACCGTGTATGCTGAATTTTTTTAGTGAAGTGAatgtgaatattttatttttttatttattatgactGAGGATAAAATGAATAGTTTAGATATAATATGGGATAGAAATGTAATGTATACGGTTATTTTTTGTCAACTAGGTATAGGGTTAATTGTTACATGATAGAGACAGATTATACTTAAAATATGTTTGGTTTTCAAGAGAGATTATGAAAGGAAAAAATAGGTGTGAGAGAGTGTGAACAAAGACAAAAATGTGAgaaataagataaatttaaaggattgtttttacttttattttacagTAAAATACTTCATTCAAAAGATAAAGATAAAACCCATTACAACAAATTGTTTAGACACGAAAGGGATATTCCTTATTTCTGACACATAATGTGTATATGGCAACAAGCCAATCTCTATATTTTAACACACAACCTATCAATTGCTTCCACTCTTGGTTAAAGTCGTGTAAATGATGAAATGCCACAATTGTATAGTTACAGTTTGACTATAAATGATCTCAGAGATATCCAACTTAACTATGAGAATAGAAAATACATAATAAGTATCGTATATCaattgaaattgatattgaacattttttaatatttattcatgcaaaaaaaaaataaaaaaatttgaagattcATTATTTAGACGTCTAAAGTTGATTGTATGATCGATACTTATGGTCATAGCTTCTAAATTATACTTTAGAAATAtgcaattatatatattaagatatTGATTCGCATAAACCAataagttattatatgtaaCTCATCcccttaaattttatattaaaattctaatattcCTCATCTTAGTGAATTTTTGGATGTTTTGTGTATATTCCAATTGCTTCAATATAATACAGTAAGATGAGTTCTAAATGAATATTGGAAAAACGCATTTGATACGAATCTTCATATATTATAAGGTATCGTGAGCAAATAATTGAAGACTTGTTTATAGTCCATTAGGCAAATTATCGATTGATGAATTAATTTTCCCACCATTAGTGAGAGAGAATAAATAGTTGAAAATGTGAACTAGAAGTTCAAATGGATTACTTGAAATAGATTATTATCTTATATTGATCCTTACAAAGCAATGTGAACCAGAAACTCAAAGCATAATTCATTTACAAAGTTAAGCAACACTAATATAAGATGTTAATGCTTCTATTAAAATAGATGTTTGTGTTGgacaatataatattacaaatgAGTCTCAATCACTTCCGAAGTGTGTGACACCTGTCAGTTCCAAAGATAAAAATCTTCAAAAAGAATAAGTTaacagaataaaaaaaaaaaaggtggcTCAAGTGAGGatataaaaatgtcaaaaaagtaagtttgacataattgattttagttctaGAAGAAGTGATCAGGTAACTGAAActtgtgaaaataaaaatatctcaatAAATTATGTCGTGAATCGAATATGATGAAACCCAAAGAAAGTCAACAATGACAATTTTTGCATATTATATAGTACTATATATGATCAATGATAATGAGAATCATTAATTAAAGTCTATTATATATTATGGACAAAGAAATGCtctgaaaatataaagaaacaaTTGAAGTTAAATTAAGTTCGCTTCATAAAGAAGAAGGTTTTTGGAATTGTACTCCTCACATTTTGAAAATGTGAAGCTAATTAGCTATGGTTGAATTTCTcgtgataaaaatataaaaatgaagaaatacATATTTACTTGAATAAAATTCAAGAACCTTTGCATACTTGATTAAGTTAGTGGCCATGAAAGACTCAATTTATACAAAGGGTGAGTTACAATGTATTTGTATAGCTCACTTGATAGTAATGATTGTACAAAACTCCTCGAAGATTTAATTTCCGTGAGACATACAATTCAAACTATTGAAGAAATGACTTAATAAAAATGAGTAAGTATATTTACGTAATTAAACAATCTAGATGAACATTGTGTAATATTCTTGTGTGAATATTTGCTAAATAAAGATATGGAAATGACATCATTTGTctaaatattttgaagaaaatatttgtataagattacaaaatgattatttgaagaatatttttgtGAATTATGAATCTTATATAACAAAGGTTCTAAAATGGTTATATATGAACAAGTCAAACTAGTTGTGCACTTTGAATGTTGTAAGATCATAATTGTGGACAAATGTCATTTTAGAGCTAGAGAAAATGACGACTTATATTTGGTCCTGAAGTAACATATATTAATGGAATCAAATGATGATGTAACTTCCTAATTATTtgttgttaaatattatttgttgttAGTCTATTAGACAAGTGAACTTCTTTATATATAGAACAACATTGATATAATGTTAAGTATATACTTTGTTATATTAGAGATGCAGACTATTTGTTTAATCTCATAATGATATAGATTGAAAAgaagttatttatttacatCAGGAAGTTCAATTATTTCATGGAGATATGTGAAACAAACCACaacaaaaatatcatcaaaTGATGACGAAATTTTAGATCATAAGATAAGTCTAAAATGTGTTTTGGTTGAGGCTTATGATTCAACACCTACAAGTGACTAATGGTTTGTGTTCCATAAATATAACTACACGAGTTTTTTATGAGGATAATATTACATGCACCGCTGAGTTAAGACAATAACACATTAAAGAATAGATCTATTCCAACAAAATGTGTAATCACTTGGGATCTTCTACTAAATTGTGATGCAAACATCAACGAAGTCATTTATGTGACAATTTATGATACATCGTTACAAATTCATCGTCAAGTAAATTTTTTCAACAACTACAACAAAAGACTGATCTTCATTATTTCAAAGAGCATTGCTTACAATAGGgggataaataaatttattttgcacTCTTTTTTCCTTCACCATAGTTTTGTCCTATTGTGTTTTTCTGATAAGATTTTTAATGATGCATTTCTCACATAAAGGATGTTCATATTCTCCATAAACATTTAAAAGAGACTCTTATGAATGTTAGGCCAATTAGACCCATTAGTGAATGCCCAATTACTTCGGCTCTATAAATATGACTAACATTGTAATAGAAACTACACAGTAAGAGAATAATATTATTCACTCTCTTATTCTCTTTTCTCTCATTCATCTATACTCTTTTATATCATGcctttattttgattaattcacaacataaacaaaataaaatttgtttttaaaattaatatgaacCAGCTTGcgaaaaaattcacaattactaACCTTAAATGTGAATTAAAGcaacaataaaaagaaataaaaactaaCAATAGGTATTTAGGGAAGTAGAGTTTGACCACactttaaagaattaaattcatccacaaataaatttatatgaaattgATAAACAATGTCTTTTTCAATATAAACAATTAaactatttgtaaaaaaaatttatcaattattttatttttaagtcttGTCTTGACACTTATTGTTAACAAAGTTCAAATTGTAGTAATTGTAGAGTCTAACCGTGTCAAAACAAGACAAATAGTTTTATCAATCAAATAGTAATTTTTCGACTTTCTTATTTCTACTAATTTTCTTGTCAATGAACTTATTTTGGATaactaaacatatatatattattgggATTATGatagttaaatataaaactatacctaaatattaaaaacaaaaaattgatttaaggCTACTTCATTAATGTGAATAGCTTGTCTCCGGAGAAGAGGAGAGAGTTTTGAGAAGAGAggagagagaaaaagagaaattttttattttatttaaaagtgtaGAGAATAAAATAGAGATGCATgactaatatatttttcatcttAAGATTATTATAAAGAGATGAAaatgatttgaataatttatcTAAACACTTCAAAATTCTCTgccaatactttttttttcttgcatTTTTTCTCCGATTCAAATTGGAATACTATCCTTCTTTCCATTTCCATTACATTTTTCTTAGTTTTCAAAATCCTCCTCCTCGGTCACCCGCTAAACTCACAAATGGAGCCTAAGAGTATTTTATGTCCTGGGCTCAACAAACAAATGAGAGGTGTGGAAATATGGGGCGTCATATGGGCTCTCTGTCCCCTTATTTGTATGTCTGAATTTACTATTTTAACCTTTATGTCGGGTGAGATGGACCTTCTATTTAAAATATACTCAATTTGAAATGGTACATGTGATACCATCATTACCAAACCCTGCAAAATATCCAACACTCATGCAAGGTTGCACCACTTCTATGCCGGTAGCATATTAGACTATGAGGTATGAACAAAATACAGCAAACTAAAAGCACAACTAATCTAATCCAAGCTAGTGGTGAATTTAACTAAGCTTATTTCTAAAAAGGATTTAGCAGGATCAAACGTTAATAACCAAGTTGGTAGTTTTGTCATTAAATGCTGGCACCTGATAAGATGATTCGAAGTTCCATGTAATCTACACTGTCCAGAACCAAAAACGAAAAGGACAACAACATATACTAAtactaaaatatgaaattaacaAAAGACACATTTTTTTCATCTCCAAACATAGAACCATTgttgtcattattatcttcacGAATGCATCTCATTTTGAAACCATCGCACTTTCAATTTTAATCCTCCTTTTTCTTTAGCATTAACTCACCTTTTTcccaaatattaaatttttactaTCTCTCATACTTGAAACACCAGTTTCATTAGCTGATTCtgagttcaatcatcaatctcAAATCGTGCTGCAAGGTTAATGGAGAAGACACGAGTGGATAACTTATTTCCTCATACTCCAAGTTCAATATTCTCAACCAAGAAGGGACGCAGTGGATATGAACCATCAGATACAGAAACAGAGTGGCAAGAAACTCCACGTCACGAACGAGGAAGAAAGAACAACACAAATTTGAGTCCTGAAGAAACAAAAGCTCTGACTCAAAGGAACAAAAGTCCAATGACACTCCACAGAAGACACCCATCAAGGTTTGAATTTGAAGTCTCATCATCACCTTCAGTAACAGGTTCAGTTCCAAACCAACCAAGAAGACACCACAGCAAGTCACCCTATAAGATACGCATAGCACGTGACGATGATTGTGATGATGCATACGGTTTGAACTCACGTAGAAATACAAGTCCTTTACCAAGACCTGACTTTGGAAGAACAATATCTCCTTATAACAGAAATCACGAGCAAAGAACGCCCTCTAATGAAAACAGAAAAGCAAGTTCAGGGCTTCTAGAATTAGATAGAAAGAGTACAAAACCAAACTACAAGAGAGCAGTGACTGCTCCAAGATTGAGGGACCAACAAACATTGCAAAACACAGCGAGAATTTCAAAACAAAGGGAAAATTCTCCTTTCAAAACACCTTTGGTTAAAGAAATCAATGAAATGATAGCACAGGCGAAGCTTTCAAAAAACCCTACTGATGATTATTCATCAGCAATAGAAAGTACCGACTCCATTCAAACAGGTGATCTTTTCTTTTCTCGTGAATGCAATGCCTTGCAAGTGAAGGACTCTTCATTGCCAAAAAAAGCTCAACAATATGGGTATTTTAGCCCAAGACCATTGATCACCACCATTAATCCCATTAGCAACCCATCTGAAAGTGGTAACCTTAATATGAATATGAAAATGACAAGAACCTCGTCAAGTAACGTGTTGTTGTCTCGAACAACAACGAGCACATCAATCAGAAAGGGAGGTGGAACTGGGAAGCCTAGTGCGAATTCTAGTGTGAAAAGTGATGCTAGTGCAAAGACAACTGAAAGCATGAGGAAATTCACATCCAACAGAAAAAAGAACCAGAAAGATGCTTGGTTTGCTTGTATGAAGATAACAGGAAACTGTAGGATTTCAAGAAAATCACCTGAACGTAGACCAATTGTCGAAGCTTCGTTGATTGAGAGGGCAATAGTTGTGGAAAGCATTCCACAATTCTGGGCAGATAAACATCAACCAGCTTCACTTAATGGCTTCATTTGCAACAGACAAGATGCTCAACTTCTCAAGGAATTAGTATGCTTGCTATTGCCAAATACTCAAATGCAGTTTCTACTCTATCCCTTTATTGTTCACTTCCCACACTGTTTTgcaaaattttctcaaatttaagGCAAATTTATTCAGTTCCTTTTTTTCCGTTAAGATGTCTTAGTCCTCTTCATGTTATTAATTGTAAAAAGAATTACTCAGGCTACCTTGTTTTTTAGGTGTCACAGGGTTCTTTACCCCATATTTTGCTCAAAGGACCATCTGGT
This region of Cicer arietinum cultivar CDC Frontier isolate Library 1 chromosome 8, Cicar.CDCFrontier_v2.0, whole genome shotgun sequence genomic DNA includes:
- the LOC101507562 gene encoding uncharacterized protein; protein product: MEKTRVDNLFPHTPSSIFSTKKGRSGYEPSDTETEWQETPRHERGRKNNTNLSPEETKALTQRNKSPMTLHRRHPSRFEFEVSSSPSVTGSVPNQPRRHHSKSPYKIRIARDDDCDDAYGLNSRRNTSPLPRPDFGRTISPYNRNHEQRTPSNENRKASSGLLELDRKSTKPNYKRAVTAPRLRDQQTLQNTARISKQRENSPFKTPLVKEINEMIAQAKLSKNPTDDYSSAIESTDSIQTGDLFFSRECNALQVKDSSLPKKAQQYGYFSPRPLITTINPISNPSESGNLNMNMKMTRTSSSNVLLSRTTTSTSIRKGGGTGKPSANSSVKSDASAKTTESMRKFTSNRKKNQKDAWFACMKITGNCRISRKSPERRPIVEASLIERAIVVESIPQFWADKHQPASLNGFICNRQDAQLLKELVSQGSLPHILLKGPSGSEKRELAMALLREIYGDACCNLLHDLRHFPIQDKRTMKVSVPITFSTHHMELNINSEPNAKFALMGLIKEISNIYAITPEVSNMNFKSDYKVIILYEVDKAVENIQHMIKWIIDRYSDICKLVICCEDDENIIAPVKNRFKVINIDSPQTHEIIEVLMQIANKEEIDLSMSFAMKIATKSKQNLREAILALEACKAHNYPFSEEQPIPVGWEKIVIEVAVEILADPSFSRLLSIRGKFQMLLLDFVHPKLILLKLVEQLLRRIDTSLKRELYYWHAYYDRRLPPGTTALLKLEEFVAKFMSICRRSSGSRQYV